From a single Vibrio sp. BS-M-Sm-2 genomic region:
- the dctP gene encoding TRAP transporter substrate-binding protein DctP produces MKRLGVALLSLSMVFGVHAETWKFASEEDKTDVQDIYAQKFAEVIKKESDGDIRVRIYYYGQLGTENDIVELAAKGTIQFVSVGAGHLGSYVPEVQAVSLPYVLGTNEAITHKVLTESPTIYNKLAPKFESVNLKLLSMMSEGEMVWGGNKPIRTPEDFANQKIRTFTSTIPVETYKAFGATPTPLSWGEVYGSLQLKTIDSMVNPIYFIYNAKWHEVQDYLMFPGQQPYVSTVSTNSKWYNGLSEEKQAMVDKAIKAADQAAYDYQIRINKENMDKILKERPNMQVVVLTDEERERFKTLSQKLHTTYYDVVANAYPAGQQSEAREGAKNILEEILGEVKAASATQ; encoded by the coding sequence ATGAAACGATTAGGCGTAGCACTGCTAAGTTTGAGCATGGTTTTTGGCGTTCATGCCGAAACATGGAAGTTTGCTTCAGAAGAGGACAAAACAGACGTTCAAGACATCTATGCGCAAAAATTTGCGGAAGTGATTAAGAAGGAATCTGATGGCGACATCCGTGTTCGAATCTATTACTACGGACAATTGGGTACAGAGAACGACATCGTAGAACTGGCTGCTAAAGGCACCATTCAATTTGTGTCTGTAGGCGCGGGTCACTTAGGGTCTTATGTTCCTGAGGTACAAGCGGTGAGCTTACCGTATGTTCTGGGTACTAACGAAGCGATCACGCATAAGGTCTTAACGGAAAGCCCAACCATCTACAACAAGCTGGCACCCAAGTTTGAGAGCGTAAACCTAAAGCTGTTGTCGATGATGTCGGAAGGCGAAATGGTGTGGGGTGGTAACAAACCTATCCGTACACCTGAGGACTTTGCTAACCAGAAAATCCGTACTTTCACTTCAACCATTCCTGTTGAAACCTACAAAGCGTTTGGTGCAACACCTACTCCTCTTTCTTGGGGTGAAGTGTACGGTTCACTGCAACTTAAGACCATCGATAGCATGGTTAACCCTATCTACTTCATCTACAACGCGAAGTGGCATGAAGTTCAAGACTACTTGATGTTCCCAGGTCAGCAACCTTATGTGAGCACCGTTTCGACCAACAGCAAATGGTACAACGGTTTGTCAGAGGAGAAGCAAGCGATGGTCGACAAAGCGATCAAAGCCGCAGACCAAGCTGCTTATGACTACCAGATTCGCATCAACAAAGAGAACATGGACAAGATCCTGAAAGAGCGTCCAAACATGCAAGTGGTTGTGTTGACGGATGAAGAGCGTGAGCGTTTTAAAACACTCAGCCAAAAACTGCACACCACCTACTATGACGTAGTGGCAAATGCCTACCCAGCAGGTCAGCAGAGTGAAGCTCGTGAGGGTGCGAAAAACATTCTCGAAGAAATCCTAGGTGAAGTGAAGGCTGCTTCAGCAACGCAATAA
- a CDS encoding TRAP transporter small permease: MKELLHKISVVTEKLERFLIMTAILTMMINSTANAIGRYAFNKSLFFSEELNQFLIVSVTFIGFAYAVRQGRNIRMTAVYDSLSTKAQKVLTTIIALLTAMLMFYLTYHAFFYVKELKDINRLSPALQFPVFWVYAIIPIGFFIAGLQYSMSFLMNLLHKEIYVSFDVIENRNTKVGEFE, from the coding sequence ATGAAAGAACTGCTACATAAAATCAGTGTTGTGACGGAAAAGCTAGAGCGCTTTTTGATCATGACCGCCATTCTCACGATGATGATTAATTCTACGGCCAATGCGATTGGTCGGTATGCTTTTAACAAAAGCCTGTTTTTTTCAGAAGAGCTCAATCAATTTCTGATTGTGTCTGTGACCTTTATTGGCTTCGCTTATGCAGTGCGCCAAGGGCGAAATATACGCATGACTGCGGTCTACGATTCACTAAGCACAAAAGCTCAAAAAGTTCTCACAACCATTATTGCGCTACTCACTGCCATGTTGATGTTCTATCTCACCTACCATGCGTTCTTCTACGTCAAAGAGTTGAAAGACATCAATCGATTAAGCCCAGCTCTTCAATTCCCTGTGTTTTGGGTATACGCGATTATCCCTATCGGCTTTTTCATCGCCGGATTGCAATACAGCATGAGTTTCTTGATGAACCTGCTGCACAAAGAGATCTACGTGTCATTTGACGTGATTGAAAATAGAAATACAAAAGTAGGTGAGTTCGAATGA
- a CDS encoding TRAP transporter large permease, giving the protein MSDVAQFFSDIIAGELDIYVITFTLVSVMVILLFLSFPMIVPLAVGALIGLIHFSQVEPGVLIQQMVTGISPNALIAVPMFILAADIMTRGHTAYNLLGLIQAFVGHLRGGLPITTCISCTLFGSVSGSTQATVVSVGQIMRPKLLQAGYKDSFVMALIINASDIAFLIPPSIGLILYGTLANASVGELFIAGIGPGLVLATLFSLYSYAYSVKHSDTISLVEKANTAERIEAIKKAILPLGFPALIIGGIYSGVVTPTEAASFAVLYAIIVECIFYRKLGVKDICDAALNTGLITAVVFVLVGVGQAFSWYISFEQIPQELLAPLNLEDASPEFILFVIALTFFVGCMFVDSLVVLLILTPIFMPIVDAAGIDPILVGVMVTLQMAIGSATPPFGCDIFTAIAIFERPYMEVIRGTLPFFLILILMSALLIFFPSIALLPRDVLFN; this is encoded by the coding sequence ATGAGCGATGTTGCACAGTTTTTCTCGGACATTATTGCCGGCGAATTAGATATTTATGTCATCACATTTACCCTTGTCTCTGTGATGGTGATTCTGCTGTTTTTGAGCTTCCCTATGATTGTTCCGTTAGCGGTTGGGGCTTTGATTGGCTTGATTCATTTCTCTCAGGTTGAACCGGGAGTGCTGATTCAGCAAATGGTGACAGGTATCTCACCTAACGCACTGATTGCGGTGCCGATGTTCATCTTGGCTGCGGATATTATGACGCGTGGTCACACTGCGTATAACCTACTGGGTTTGATTCAAGCGTTTGTAGGTCACTTGCGTGGCGGGCTGCCGATTACCACCTGCATTAGCTGTACTCTATTTGGATCTGTTTCTGGTTCGACCCAAGCTACCGTGGTGTCGGTTGGCCAAATCATGCGCCCGAAATTGTTGCAAGCAGGGTACAAAGACAGTTTTGTGATGGCGCTGATCATCAATGCCAGTGACATCGCGTTTCTTATCCCACCGAGTATCGGTCTGATTCTTTACGGCACCTTAGCTAATGCCAGTGTGGGTGAGCTATTCATTGCTGGTATTGGCCCTGGCTTAGTGCTCGCGACCTTGTTCTCCCTATACAGCTATGCCTATAGCGTGAAACACAGTGACACCATCTCTTTGGTTGAAAAAGCCAACACTGCAGAACGCATTGAAGCGATTAAGAAAGCGATTCTTCCTCTTGGTTTCCCCGCTTTGATCATCGGTGGTATTTATTCTGGCGTAGTCACACCTACCGAAGCAGCCTCATTTGCAGTGTTGTATGCGATTATTGTTGAGTGCATTTTCTATCGCAAACTTGGCGTAAAAGACATCTGTGATGCAGCGTTAAATACCGGCTTGATTACCGCGGTTGTGTTTGTGCTGGTGGGGGTCGGTCAGGCGTTCTCTTGGTATATCTCGTTTGAACAAATTCCTCAGGAATTATTGGCTCCTCTTAATTTAGAAGATGCTTCACCTGAATTCATTCTGTTTGTCATCGCACTGACTTTCTTTGTCGGCTGCATGTTTGTGGACTCTTTGGTGGTTCTACTGATCTTGACGCCGATCTTTATGCCGATTGTTGACGCTGCAGGTATCGATCCAATCTTAGTCGGTGTGATGGTAACGCTACAAATGGCCATTGGATCGGCAACGCCGCCATTCGGTTGTGACATCTTCACCGCGATTGCGATTTTCGAGCGTCCTTATATGGAAGTTATCCGCGGAACACTGCCGTTTTTCCTCATCTTGATATTGATGTCTGCTTTGCTGATTTTCTTCCCAAGTATCGCTCTGTTACCAAGAGATGTTTTATTCAATTAA
- a CDS encoding M24 family metallopeptidase: MSILPLTPPQRGFESAELERRTVELQQRLRAQNIDAAFFTTEPEFRYFSGFKSQFWESPTRPWFLVVPAVGKPIAVVPEIGVAGFDDTWIDDVRSWPSPRPEDDGISLLAATLSEVSRGSRRIGSMVGPETHLRMPAINYALLQQKLSQHSVVDVSLMIRDLRSVKSQAEIDKVRFACQVTAAGFEYLRQNLAIGMTERQACKAMHLEMLRLGADACPYLISASGQGGYDNIIMGPTDSVLSEGDVLIIDTGANFDGYFSDFDRNYAFGYAQPDTIAAYDAVYQSTEAGLAIAEPGRTTGDVWQAMWSVLEKNGALGNDVGRMGHGLGMQLTEWPSHVPNGDVILKPGMVLTLEPGMAFAKNRMMVHEENIVITESGCEILHQRAWQSMPIIG, encoded by the coding sequence ATGAGTATATTGCCGTTAACACCTCCGCAGAGAGGGTTTGAATCAGCAGAACTAGAGCGACGTACTGTCGAGTTACAACAACGTCTACGTGCTCAAAACATCGATGCTGCGTTTTTTACGACCGAACCTGAGTTTCGCTATTTCAGTGGCTTTAAATCGCAGTTCTGGGAAAGTCCAACTCGACCTTGGTTTTTGGTGGTGCCTGCGGTTGGCAAGCCTATCGCTGTGGTGCCAGAGATTGGTGTCGCTGGCTTTGATGATACATGGATTGACGACGTGCGCAGTTGGCCATCACCAAGGCCAGAAGACGACGGTATCTCTTTGCTAGCGGCTACGTTGTCTGAAGTATCGAGAGGATCTCGTCGAATCGGTTCGATGGTCGGCCCAGAAACACATCTGCGTATGCCAGCCATTAACTATGCATTGTTACAGCAGAAACTAAGCCAACATAGTGTGGTGGATGTATCGCTGATGATTCGCGATCTGCGCAGTGTTAAGTCTCAAGCAGAAATCGATAAAGTGCGCTTTGCGTGCCAAGTCACGGCGGCGGGTTTTGAGTATCTTCGCCAAAATTTAGCAATAGGTATGACAGAGCGACAGGCGTGTAAAGCCATGCATTTGGAAATGCTACGCTTGGGCGCTGATGCATGTCCTTATCTGATCTCGGCATCCGGCCAAGGTGGTTATGACAACATCATCATGGGACCAACCGATAGTGTGCTTTCTGAAGGAGATGTTTTGATCATCGATACGGGTGCTAACTTTGATGGCTACTTCAGTGACTTTGACCGGAACTATGCGTTTGGATATGCGCAGCCAGATACAATAGCGGCTTATGACGCGGTGTATCAGTCGACAGAAGCAGGGTTAGCGATTGCTGAACCGGGACGAACAACCGGAGACGTGTGGCAAGCCATGTGGTCGGTGCTCGAAAAGAACGGTGCACTCGGCAACGATGTGGGTCGCATGGGGCACGGCTTAGGCATGCAGCTAACCGAGTGGCCATCACATGTGCCTAACGGTGATGTGATCTTAAAACCCGGTATGGTGCTAACGCTTGAGCCGGGCATGGCATTTGCGAAAAATCGCATGATGGTGCACGAGGAAAACATTGTTATCACAGAATCTGGCTGCGAGATACTGCATCAAAGAGCCTGGCAATCGATGCCGATTATCGGCTAA
- the betI gene encoding transcriptional regulator BetI codes for MPKVGMPDIRKPQLVQATMTVIDRVGLHAASIALISKEAGVSTGIINHYFGGKHGLLEETMREILRQLSNTITTSLKALPVDAHQQRINAIIDGNFEGYQAENKVAKAWLAFWSYSMHDEQLKRLQRVNEKRLISHLRLELKGIFNHEQADLVAHGIASLIDGLWLRGTLNPDGIDAQKARAIINDYLDKQLTFYSCHSK; via the coding sequence ATGCCGAAGGTTGGGATGCCTGATATACGTAAACCACAGCTTGTTCAAGCCACCATGACGGTGATTGATCGAGTGGGTTTGCATGCCGCGAGTATTGCGTTGATCAGCAAAGAAGCGGGAGTCTCCACTGGCATTATTAATCACTATTTTGGTGGAAAGCATGGGCTGCTCGAAGAGACCATGCGTGAAATCCTTCGCCAACTTTCCAATACCATCACCACTTCACTAAAAGCACTTCCTGTTGATGCTCACCAACAGAGAATTAACGCGATCATCGATGGTAACTTCGAAGGTTACCAAGCAGAAAATAAGGTCGCGAAGGCGTGGTTGGCATTTTGGTCATATTCAATGCATGACGAGCAACTGAAAAGACTGCAGCGTGTGAATGAAAAACGTTTGATTTCACACTTACGTCTTGAGTTGAAAGGTATTTTTAATCATGAACAAGCGGATCTCGTTGCTCACGGGATTGCGTCTCTGATTGATGGTTTGTGGCTGAGAGGCACACTAAACCCAGATGGTATCGATGCTCAAAAGGCGCGTGCCATCATCAATGATTATCTAGATAAACAACTTACGTTCTACTCGTGTCACAGCAAATAG
- the betB gene encoding betaine-aldehyde dehydrogenase, with protein sequence MEMNSLYIDGAAVKATSGETFDSINPANGEPIATLGQASSADVDSAIESAKRGFAVWSAMTAVERSRILLKAVEILRARNNDLANLEVVDTGKPLQEAIEVDVASGADVIEYFAGLAPTLQGDQQPLSESQFFYTRREPLGICAGIGAWNYPIQIAMWKSAPALAAGNAMIFKPSEETPLTALKLAEIFTEAGLPDGVFNVVQGDYRVGQMLTAHPDIAKVSFTGETGTGKAVMADSAKTLKSVTMELGGKSPMIVFDDAKLDDAVSASMVANFYTQGEVCTNGTRVYVHENIYNAFVDQLKTRTEKLIIGNPMDMETQIGALISKEHLSKVLEAIELAKQSGATLLTGGYQVTDNGLANGNFVIPTVFVDCEDNMPHVQQEIFGPVMSVLKFSDEDDVIRRANDTKYGLAAGVFTQNLSRAHRVIHQMQAGICWVNTWGDSPAEMPVGGYKLSGVGRENGPETLLHYTQTKSILIELGDYASPYA encoded by the coding sequence ATGGAAATGAACTCGTTATACATCGATGGCGCAGCGGTTAAAGCAACCTCTGGTGAAACCTTTGATAGCATTAACCCTGCAAACGGCGAACCTATCGCGACGTTAGGCCAAGCATCTTCAGCGGATGTCGACAGTGCTATTGAATCTGCGAAGCGCGGATTTGCGGTATGGTCAGCAATGACCGCTGTGGAACGCAGCCGCATTCTTTTGAAGGCAGTGGAAATACTTAGAGCTCGAAATAATGACCTTGCAAATCTTGAGGTTGTTGATACGGGCAAGCCGCTGCAAGAAGCGATTGAAGTGGATGTGGCGTCTGGCGCTGATGTTATTGAATACTTTGCTGGTTTGGCTCCAACGCTACAAGGCGACCAACAGCCGCTGAGCGAATCTCAATTTTTCTACACTCGCCGCGAGCCGCTAGGCATTTGTGCGGGCATTGGCGCGTGGAACTACCCCATTCAAATCGCGATGTGGAAATCGGCTCCGGCATTGGCCGCGGGTAACGCGATGATTTTCAAACCTTCAGAAGAAACGCCGCTAACGGCGCTCAAGCTTGCAGAAATCTTTACTGAAGCTGGTCTTCCTGATGGCGTGTTTAACGTGGTTCAGGGCGATTACCGTGTTGGTCAGATGCTAACGGCTCACCCAGACATCGCGAAAGTGTCGTTCACGGGCGAAACCGGTACCGGTAAAGCGGTAATGGCAGACAGCGCTAAGACGCTGAAATCAGTCACAATGGAACTTGGCGGTAAGTCACCAATGATCGTGTTTGATGATGCGAAATTGGATGATGCGGTTTCCGCTTCGATGGTTGCTAACTTCTACACCCAAGGCGAAGTGTGCACCAACGGTACTCGTGTTTATGTACACGAAAACATCTACAACGCATTCGTCGATCAACTTAAAACACGCACTGAGAAGCTGATCATTGGTAACCCAATGGACATGGAGACTCAGATCGGCGCGTTGATATCTAAAGAACATCTTTCAAAAGTCCTTGAAGCGATTGAGTTAGCTAAACAGTCAGGTGCAACTCTGCTGACTGGCGGTTATCAAGTGACTGACAACGGTTTAGCAAACGGCAACTTTGTTATCCCAACCGTATTTGTGGATTGCGAAGACAACATGCCTCACGTTCAACAAGAGATCTTCGGCCCTGTGATGTCAGTGTTGAAGTTTTCGGACGAAGACGATGTGATTCGTCGTGCTAACGATACCAAATACGGCCTTGCTGCTGGTGTGTTCACGCAAAACCTTTCTCGCGCTCACCGTGTTATTCATCAAATGCAGGCGGGTATTTGCTGGGTGAACACGTGGGGTGACTCACCGGCAGAAATGCCTGTTGGTGGCTACAAACTTTCAGGGGTTGGCCGCGAAAACGGGCCAGAGACTCTACTCCACTATACGCAGACTAAGAGCATTCTTATTGAACTTGGCGACTACGCCAGCCCTTATGCCTAA
- the betA gene encoding choline dehydrogenase: MEQRYDYIIVGAGSAGCVLADRLTESGEHSVLLLEAGGTDKSIFIQMPTALSYPMNTEKYAWQFETEQEPGLDGRELHCPRGKVLGGSSSINGMVYVRGHACDFDQWEEEGAAGWNYQACLPYFRRAESWNKGGDEYRGDNGPVGTCNGNDMELNPLYQAFIDAGKDAGYPETQDYNGYQQEGFGTMHMTVDKGVRASTSNAYLRRALKRSNLTLKKGIVARRFLLEAQNSTGQSGLKAVGVEFEKSGNTQVAVANKEVISSAGSIGSVQLLQLSGIGPKAVLEKAGVELKHELSGVGENLQDHLEVYFQYHCNDPITLNSKLGLVSKGMIGAEWILTRKGLGATNHFESCAFIRSRKGLKWPNIQYHFLPAAMRYDGQAAFDGHGFQVHVGPNKPESRGTVAITSADPHAKPEIIFNYISTEQDRQDWRDCIRLTREILSQPAMDVYRGEEIQPGLSVTSDEAIDEWVKQNVESAYHPSCGCKMGADDDPMAVLDEECRVRGIDSLRVVDSSVFPVIPNGNLNAPTIMVAERASDLILGKPMLKAQDVPVWIAPEWEEKQRINKPARDA; encoded by the coding sequence ATGGAACAACGCTACGATTATATTATCGTCGGCGCGGGTTCGGCCGGCTGTGTGTTAGCGGATAGGCTAACGGAAAGCGGTGAACATAGCGTTTTATTACTGGAAGCTGGTGGCACGGATAAGAGCATTTTTATCCAGATGCCAACCGCACTTTCTTACCCAATGAATACTGAAAAGTACGCTTGGCAATTTGAAACAGAGCAAGAACCGGGCCTTGATGGACGTGAACTGCATTGCCCACGTGGCAAGGTGTTGGGTGGTAGTTCATCAATCAATGGCATGGTTTATGTGCGAGGCCACGCTTGTGACTTCGACCAATGGGAAGAAGAGGGCGCTGCTGGTTGGAATTACCAAGCTTGCTTGCCTTACTTCCGCCGCGCTGAATCATGGAATAAAGGTGGTGACGAATATCGTGGTGACAATGGCCCTGTAGGTACTTGTAATGGTAACGATATGGAGCTTAACCCGCTTTACCAAGCATTCATAGATGCAGGTAAAGATGCCGGTTACCCAGAAACACAAGACTATAACGGCTACCAGCAAGAAGGCTTCGGCACCATGCATATGACGGTAGACAAGGGTGTTAGAGCCTCAACCTCTAACGCTTACCTACGCCGTGCATTGAAGCGTTCAAACCTAACATTGAAGAAAGGCATCGTGGCGCGTCGTTTCTTACTTGAAGCACAAAACTCAACAGGCCAATCAGGCTTGAAAGCCGTTGGTGTCGAGTTTGAAAAGTCAGGCAATACCCAAGTGGCGGTAGCGAACAAAGAAGTGATCTCTTCTGCGGGCTCTATCGGTTCTGTTCAACTGCTTCAATTATCTGGTATCGGCCCGAAAGCGGTGCTTGAAAAGGCGGGTGTTGAGCTGAAACACGAACTGAGCGGCGTCGGTGAAAACCTACAAGATCACTTAGAAGTGTACTTCCAATATCACTGTAACGACCCCATCACGCTCAACAGCAAGCTGGGCTTAGTCAGCAAGGGCATGATTGGCGCAGAGTGGATTCTGACTCGCAAAGGTTTGGGTGCCACTAACCACTTTGAATCGTGCGCGTTCATTCGTTCTCGCAAAGGATTGAAGTGGCCAAACATTCAATATCACTTCCTGCCAGCAGCGATGCGTTACGACGGACAAGCAGCCTTTGATGGCCATGGCTTCCAAGTACACGTTGGACCTAACAAGCCAGAGAGTCGCGGTACGGTGGCGATCACTTCGGCTGATCCGCATGCCAAGCCAGAGATCATTTTCAATTACATCTCGACTGAGCAAGACCGCCAAGATTGGCGCGATTGTATTCGTCTGACGCGTGAGATTTTGTCGCAACCTGCGATGGATGTTTACCGTGGCGAAGAGATTCAGCCGGGTCTGAGTGTAACTTCTGATGAGGCGATCGACGAATGGGTTAAGCAAAATGTTGAAAGTGCTTATCACCCTTCTTGTGGCTGCAAAATGGGCGCTGATGATGACCCTATGGCTGTACTTGATGAAGAGTGTCGTGTTCGCGGCATTGATAGCCTGCGTGTTGTCGACTCGTCTGTTTTCCCTGTTATTCCAAACGGCAACCTTAACGCACCGACCATCATGGTTGCCGAGCGCGCATCCGATTTGATTTTGGGTAAACCAATGCTCAAAGCGCAAGACGTTCCAGTGTGGATTGCACCTGAGTGGGAAGAGAAGCAAAGAATAAATAAACCAGCAAGAGATGCGTAA
- a CDS encoding choline ABC transporter substrate-binding protein has product MTTQHKQTATKKALATLAISSFAFSAYANASVEPQQCENVRFADVGWTDITATTAVTSELLKGLGYQTKTDLLSVPVTYSSMANGDIDVFLGNWMPTMEGDIAKYREAGTVETVRANLEGAKYTLAVPKYVYDSGVKSFADLAKHADKFKDRIYGIEPGNDGNRLIQSMIDSDAFGLKDFSLVESSEAGMVSQVSRAARRSQWIVYLGWAPHPMNSNVEMEYLSGGDDFFGPNYGGANVYTNVRSNYLSECANVGQLLQNLEFTLEMENQLMEEILNQKVKPEKAAQQWLNNNPQQVEAWLDNVKTHKGESATQAVTEYLKQVKA; this is encoded by the coding sequence ATGACGACTCAACATAAACAAACCGCTACAAAAAAGGCGCTCGCAACGCTAGCAATCAGTTCATTCGCGTTCAGTGCTTACGCCAACGCTTCAGTAGAACCACAGCAATGTGAAAACGTTCGCTTCGCTGATGTAGGCTGGACTGACATTACCGCAACAACCGCCGTTACTTCAGAACTATTAAAAGGCCTTGGTTACCAAACCAAAACCGACCTACTTTCAGTACCGGTGACTTACTCTTCAATGGCGAACGGCGATATTGACGTATTCCTAGGTAACTGGATGCCAACTATGGAAGGCGACATCGCTAAGTACCGCGAAGCGGGAACGGTTGAGACAGTGCGTGCCAACCTTGAAGGGGCAAAATACACACTAGCCGTACCAAAATACGTGTACGACTCTGGCGTGAAAAGCTTCGCAGACCTAGCAAAACATGCCGACAAATTTAAAGACCGCATCTACGGCATCGAACCGGGTAACGACGGTAACCGCTTAATCCAATCAATGATTGATTCTGACGCGTTTGGCTTGAAAGATTTCAGCCTAGTGGAATCAAGTGAAGCGGGCATGGTATCGCAAGTATCTCGCGCTGCTCGTCGTAGCCAGTGGATTGTTTACCTTGGTTGGGCACCGCACCCAATGAACAGCAATGTTGAGATGGAATACCTATCAGGTGGTGACGATTTCTTTGGCCCTAACTACGGTGGCGCGAATGTTTACACTAACGTTCGTTCAAACTACCTGTCTGAGTGTGCAAACGTCGGTCAACTTCTACAAAACTTAGAATTCACTCTAGAGATGGAAAACCAGTTGATGGAAGAGATTCTTAACCAAAAAGTGAAGCCAGAAAAAGCGGCTCAACAATGGTTGAACAATAACCCTCAACAAGTTGAAGCTTGGTTAGACAATGTAAAAACACATAAAGGTGAATCAGCAACTCAAGCCGTTACTGAATACCTAAAGCAAGTAAAAGCTTAG
- the choW gene encoding choline ABC transporter permease subunit, translating to MNFITENKIPVGQWMEAGVDWLTINAAGFFDAISIFLETIIMFLVDVFKWMPPALPIVMTAAIAWYLHRKPSLVIFVVAALLTILNLGYWQEMLETFVLVFAATTISVLIGVPVGIMAAHRPWLYTVLRPILDLMQTVPTFVYLIPTLVLFGLGIVPGLISTIIFAIAAPIRLTYLGVTKVPEELIEAGKAFGASRMKLLLKVELPAALPSIMAGVTQCIMLSLSMVVIAALVGADGLGKPVVRALNTVNISQGFEAGLAIVLVAIILDRLCKTPNQKEA from the coding sequence GTGAATTTTATTACGGAAAACAAAATCCCTGTCGGACAATGGATGGAAGCGGGTGTTGATTGGCTAACAATCAATGCAGCAGGCTTTTTTGATGCTATTTCTATCTTTTTAGAAACCATCATTATGTTTTTAGTCGATGTATTTAAGTGGATGCCGCCTGCACTGCCAATCGTGATGACTGCTGCGATTGCATGGTACTTACACCGTAAACCTTCGCTAGTGATCTTTGTGGTTGCAGCACTGCTGACTATTCTTAACCTTGGCTATTGGCAAGAAATGCTGGAAACCTTTGTTCTCGTCTTTGCGGCGACAACGATTTCCGTATTAATTGGCGTACCGGTTGGCATCATGGCTGCTCACCGTCCTTGGCTCTATACAGTTTTGCGTCCAATCCTTGATTTGATGCAGACAGTCCCAACTTTCGTTTATCTGATTCCAACTCTGGTTCTATTTGGCTTGGGCATCGTTCCTGGCTTAATCTCGACCATTATTTTCGCGATAGCTGCTCCGATTCGTTTGACCTACTTAGGGGTAACGAAAGTCCCTGAAGAGTTGATTGAAGCGGGTAAAGCCTTTGGTGCAAGTCGCATGAAGTTACTGCTCAAAGTTGAATTACCTGCCGCTCTGCCAAGCATCATGGCGGGTGTAACCCAATGTATTATGTTGTCGCTTTCGATGGTGGTTATCGCCGCTCTTGTCGGTGCTGACGGACTTGGTAAACCTGTTGTTCGTGCATTGAACACAGTGAATATCTCACAAGGTTTTGAAGCCGGATTAGCGATTGTTTTAGTCGCAATCATCCTTGACCGCTTGTGCAAAACACCAAACCAGAAGGAAGCTTAA
- a CDS encoding MarR family winged helix-turn-helix transcriptional regulator: protein MDKHDEILVAIRQIIRAIDLHSKKLSKEYGLTGPQLILMRAIQEMGNVTIKELSNHTNVSQATTTTIIDRLELNGYVQRVRSSSDRRKVHANLTEKGQELLNNAPPPLQDNFVKKFQNLEPWEQSLLLSSMQRVSSMMNAEDIDAAPVLQLEGIANVAKS from the coding sequence TTGGACAAACATGACGAAATCCTGGTCGCTATTCGCCAAATTATTCGCGCTATCGATTTACACTCGAAAAAGCTGAGTAAAGAGTATGGTTTGACTGGCCCTCAATTAATCTTAATGAGAGCAATCCAAGAAATGGGTAATGTGACGATCAAAGAATTGTCTAATCACACCAATGTAAGCCAAGCCACCACAACCACGATCATCGATCGCTTGGAACTGAACGGCTATGTACAACGTGTTCGCAGCTCGTCAGATCGCCGCAAAGTACACGCAAATCTGACTGAAAAAGGCCAAGAGCTGCTAAACAATGCGCCACCGCCGCTGCAAGATAACTTCGTTAAAAAATTCCAAAACCTAGAGCCGTGGGAACAAAGCCTACTGCTTTCTTCGATGCAACGCGTATCGTCAATGATGAATGCAGAAGACATCGACGCTGCACCAGTTCTACAGCTTGAAGGCATTGCCAACGTTGCTAAGAGCTAG